Sequence from the Microbacterium faecale genome:
ACGCGAAGCGGATGTCGAGGAGCGCCATACACGCGGTGCTGACGAGCAGGCATACCGCGTAGACGCCGCTCATCTCTCCTCCAGCGGTCCGGGCGAGGAGTCGCCTCGCACGTGTTTCAGCACCAGTTCCGCGCTGATGAGGCACATGGGCAGTCCAACGCCCGGCACTGTGGTGGCGCCAGCATAGAACAGGCCACCGAGGCGTCGCGACCTCGTGACACCCCGGAAGAAGGCACTCTGGCGCAGAGTATGCGCAGGGCCGAGCGCGCTTCCGCGGAAGGTGTTGAACTGCGTCGCGAAGTCTGCCGGCCCCACGGTGCGGCGCACGACGATGCGGGCGGCAAGGTCGGGAATGTCCGCCCAAGCAGCGATCTGACTGATCGTGCTGTCCGCGACGTCGTTCACGAACTGATCGCCCGCCCTGTCCGGCCCGCCATGTCCGATGCTCACATCGGGTGGGAGCGGAACAAGTACGAACAGGTTCTCATGGCCGGCCGGAGCGACGCTGTGATCGGTCGCGCTCGGCTTGCACACGTAGAACGACGGCGACTCCGGAATGCGCGGCGGAGACCCGAATATCGCGTCGAAGTTCCCGTGCCAGTCGTCGGAGAAGAACAGGGTGTGGTGCAGCAGCTGCGGCAGTTCACCCTGCACACCCAGCATGATGAGCACGGCGCTTGGGCCGGATACCTGCTTCTCCCATCGCGTCGGCGCATACGAGCGGTCGGACGCCTCAAGCAGCGCTGTCTCGGTGTGGTGCTCGTCGATCGCCGAAACGACGATCTCGGCGTCAAGCACGACCGTCTTGCCGTCGCGGTTGTACTGGACAGACCGCACCGCACCGTCCGCGCTCGAAATGCCGATGACATCGCTATCGGTGAGGAGCTCGACGTTGTTCTCACGTGCGAGGTCAACGAGCGAGGCCACGAATCTCCGGAAGCCGCCGACGGGATACTTCACGCCGTCCACCAGATCCATGTGGCTCATCAGGTGGTAGAGCGCGGGCGCCTCAAACGGTGAGGTACCGAGGAACACCCCGGGGTAGCCGAGAATCTGGCGCAGCCGATTGTCGGCGAAACGGCGCGCGACGAACGTCCAGAGCGACCGCATCAGGAGGGGAAGCACCGCAGGGACCGAGGAGAGAACCCGCATCGACGCGAAGTCGCGCCAGGATGAGAACGGGTTGTAAAGGAAGGATCTCACCGCCGCGCGGTACGTCTTGGTCGCGGACCGCAAGTAGGCACGGGCCTGGTCGCCGGCACCCCTCTCGCGCGCCTCGAAGGTTTCAGCGACGGCATCCGCGCCGGAGTCCACATCGATCGGATCCTCGCGGGCCTCCCCCGCTGGTTCGCCGTAGACCCGGTATCCGGGTTGCAGCGGCACCAGGTCGATCTGTTCCGCGGTCGTCGTGCCCATCATTCGGTAGAAATGGTCGAAGACCTCGGGCATCAGATACCAGGAGGGTCCGGTGTCGAATGTGAACCCGTCCCTTTCCCACGATCCGGCCCTACCGCCGAGCTCGCTGTTCTTCTCGAGAACGGTCACGCGGTGCCCGTCGCGAGCCAGCAGACACGCGGTCGCAAGTCCTGTGACACCTCCGCCGATCACGATCACCCGAGATGATGGGGTCACCGGGTCACCTTCATCGCGAGCGCACGGGCGAAGATGCGTGCCTTGACGGGATTCGGAACTCGAACACGGGTCTGCATCAGGACGGCGACCGGTGTCGTCTCGATCCGGTCGGTCAATTCGCCGAACATCGCCCGCGCGGCCCAGACGGATCCCCGGCATCCCGGAGCAAGAAGCGGAATCGACATATCTGCGATCCGCAGGTCTTCGCGGATGGATGCGACGATGTCGGCCTTGGATCCTTCCGTGAGGATCTTCTCGGTGCCCGGGAAATACGCGCGGCCGAGGGCCTCATGATCGTCAGCGAAGTCACGGAGGAAGTTCACCTTCTGGAACGCCGCTCCGAGGTGACGGGCGCCATCGGTCAACCGACCACGCTCACTCTCGTCACGGATCGATCCGGATTCGAAGACGGCCAGGCACATGAGCCCGACGACTTCGGCGGACCCGAAGATGTAGTCTTCCAGCTCGACAGCGTTGAAGGACGTGGCGTCGAGGTCTCGCCTCATCGATGCGAAGAATGGCCGGCACAACTCCATGCCGATCTCGTGCTCCCGGCCGGTCAATGCGAATGCGTGGACAACGAGGTTCGTACTGAAACCGAGTCGCAGGGCGCGTTCTGTCTCTGCCTCGAGATCATCGAGCAGCACTCCGCGTGTCTCCCTGTCAACACCCGCGCTCTCCGCCGGCCCGTCGACCAATTCGTCGGCGATACGTACGAGTGCGTAGATGCGGGCGATGTGGTGTCGCTTGGAAGCATCGAGCAGGCGGCTCGCCCAGCCGAATGATGTCGAATACCGATGAATGACGACGGATGCGCTCGCTTCCGCGGTCGCGTTGTACAGGTCGATTCCCGTGGTGTTCATGAGCTACGGAGGTTGCAGGCGGCGGTCACATCGGTCAGCTGCTCGCGCAATGCTGCCGGCAGGGAGGCTTCTTGGATCAATTGGGAGACGCTCTCGCATCGTTCTGTGATGAGCGATTCCACGAACATGAGTGCTCCCGACTCCTCAATGACTCGTCGAAGGCGGTGACCGTCCGCGATGCTGAGCGCTTCCGTTCCGAAGAGGGGCTCGACCTCACTCCAGGCGGGGTCAGAACGGGCGTAAGCGATCAGGAGAGTCTCCTTCCCTTCGCGCAGATCACTGAGAACGGACTTTCCGGTGTCTCGCTCGTCCCCGAACAGACCCAGAACATCATCGCGCAACTGGTAGATCACGCCGATCTGACGAGCGATGACCGCCAGTTCTTCGATGACACTCGTCGGGGCACCCGCGAGAACCGCGGCGAG
This genomic interval carries:
- the crtI gene encoding phytoene desaturase family protein produces the protein MPGIRLGRAGDVRRIDRPDRDDTGRRPDADPCSSSESRQGTHLRPCARDEGDPVTPSSRVIVIGGGVTGLATACLLARDGHRVTVLEKNSELGGRAGSWERDGFTFDTGPSWYLMPEVFDHFYRMMGTTTAEQIDLVPLQPGYRVYGEPAGEAREDPIDVDSGADAVAETFEARERGAGDQARAYLRSATKTYRAAVRSFLYNPFSSWRDFASMRVLSSVPAVLPLLMRSLWTFVARRFADNRLRQILGYPGVFLGTSPFEAPALYHLMSHMDLVDGVKYPVGGFRRFVASLVDLARENNVELLTDSDVIGISSADGAVRSVQYNRDGKTVVLDAEIVVSAIDEHHTETALLEASDRSYAPTRWEKQVSGPSAVLIMLGVQGELPQLLHHTLFFSDDWHGNFDAIFGSPPRIPESPSFYVCKPSATDHSVAPAGHENLFVLVPLPPDVSIGHGGPDRAGDQFVNDVADSTISQIAAWADIPDLAARIVVRRTVGPADFATQFNTFRGSALGPAHTLRQSAFFRGVTRSRRLGGLFYAGATTVPGVGLPMCLISAELVLKHVRGDSSPGPLEER